Proteins encoded in a region of the Rutidosis leptorrhynchoides isolate AG116_Rl617_1_P2 chromosome 9, CSIRO_AGI_Rlap_v1, whole genome shotgun sequence genome:
- the LOC139867423 gene encoding uncharacterized protein: MNAYTVWFPSSFSHTSIPPTKSSAGRCNAVNGDCSPATPSILPFSVKSITSTSNPFVKHCVKLRNSSSYRHFHGSVLLVGSTPLREMYNFHESMQEKPSTIDCLLLHEKADIPEELVDSGVHIVRVNSLVMKKLSGVQSSESIDAVSLVRIPSTFHTLVDDHHQDFGKCYPSAFRILVLDGIQDPGNLGTLLRSAVAFGWDGAFLLPGCCDPFNEKALRASRGASFQLPMVSGQWSHLQSIVDDLRMKILAGHPGNNDESKVVSHLSYELASSLRDTKVCLVLGSEGSGLSEKAQEASELVSIRMVGEFESLNVSFAGGIFLFMLQPQNKEH; the protein is encoded by the exons ATGAACGCATATACAGTCTGGTTTCCCTCATCCTTCTCACACACTTCAATCCCACCAACAAAATCCTCAGCCGGCCGATGCAACGCCGTCAACGGCGATTGTTCCCCGGCGACACCTTCAATTCTACCTTTCAGTGTGAAATCCATCACAAGCACATCAAACCCATTTGTTAAACACTGTGTAAAGCTTCGTAATAGTTCTTCTTACCGCCATTTTCATGGCTCTGTTCTTCTTGTTGGTTCTACTCCACTAAG GGAGATGTATAACTTTCACGAATCGATGCAAGAGAAACCAAGTACAATAGATTGTTTACTTTTACATGAGAAAGCTGATATTCCAGAAGAGTTAGTTGATAGCGGTGTTCATATTGTTCGTGTTAATTCATTGGTGATGAAAAAGCTTTCTGGAGTGCAATCTTCTGAGTCGATTGATGCAGTTTCTCTAGTGAGGATTCCTTCAACGTTTCACACTCTTGTTGATGACCACCATCAAGATTTTGGCAAGTGTTACCCATCTGCATTTCGAATTCTAGTCCTTGATGGAATCCAG GACCCCGGTAATCTCGGCACTTTACTAAGATCAGCAGTGGCCTTCGGATGG GATGGCGCGTTTCTGCTTCCCGGATGTTGTGACCCGTTCAACGAGAAAGCACTTAGAGCTAGCCGCGGTGCATCTTTTCAGCTCCCAATGGTCTCTGGTCAATGGTCTCATTTACAATCTATTGTTGATGACCTTCGAATGAAAATCCTTGCAGGCCATCCAGGAAACAATGATGAATCAAAAGTAGTATCTCATCTCTCTTATGAACTTGCCAGTTCTTTAAGAGATACAAAAGTATGTTTGGTTTTGGGTAGTGAAGGGAGTGGGCTTTCTGAAAAGGCTCAAGAGGCGTCCGAGCTAGTAAGCATCAGAATGGTTGGGGAATTTGAGTCGCTAAATGTTTCATTTGCTGGTGGCATTTTTTTGTTCATGTTACAGCCTCAAAATAAAGAACATTGA